A genomic stretch from Polyangium spumosum includes:
- a CDS encoding methyltransferase, producing the protein MLTYTGDTTYDLVLSIALAFALFVAVAAWFVPSPYGRFASPRLGVALDPRLGWFLMELPATLVFLYFFLRGPHRGELVPLVFLGMWLLHYGNRGFYFPLSMRVPRGQRSTFGLLVVGTGVLVTAIHGYLHADFITRLGPHYGPEWLKDPRFLAGFVVYYISFILTLHSDSILRNLRSREEVASGERVYRIPRGGLFRWVTNPSYLTELTGWAGFALCTWSLAGVFIFAISAANLVPRAFATHAWYKQKFPDYPPERRALVPFIL; encoded by the coding sequence GTGCTCACGTACACCGGCGACACAACCTACGACCTCGTCCTCTCGATCGCCCTCGCCTTTGCCCTCTTCGTCGCGGTCGCCGCGTGGTTCGTCCCCTCGCCTTATGGCCGCTTCGCGAGCCCCCGCCTCGGCGTCGCGCTCGATCCGCGCCTCGGCTGGTTCCTCATGGAGCTGCCCGCGACGCTCGTGTTCCTGTACTTCTTCCTCCGCGGCCCGCACCGCGGCGAGCTCGTCCCGCTCGTCTTCCTCGGGATGTGGCTCCTCCATTACGGAAACCGCGGCTTCTACTTTCCGCTCTCGATGCGCGTGCCGAGGGGCCAGCGCTCCACGTTCGGCCTGCTCGTCGTCGGCACCGGCGTCCTCGTCACGGCGATACACGGCTACCTCCACGCCGACTTCATCACCCGCCTCGGCCCACATTACGGCCCCGAATGGCTGAAGGACCCGCGGTTCCTCGCGGGTTTCGTCGTCTATTACATTTCGTTCATCCTGACCCTGCACTCGGATTCGATCCTCCGCAACCTCCGCAGCCGCGAGGAGGTCGCCTCGGGCGAACGTGTGTATCGTATCCCCCGCGGCGGCCTCTTCCGGTGGGTCACGAACCCGAGTTACCTGACCGAGCTCACGGGCTGGGCCGGTTTTGCGCTCTGCACGTGGTCGCTCGCCGGCGTCTTCATCTTCGCGATCAGCGCGGCGAACCTCGTGCCGCGTGCGTTCGCCACGCACGCCTGGTACAAGCAGAAGTTCCCCGATTACCCGCCCGAGCGCCGCGCCCTCGTCCCGTTCATCCTTTGA
- a CDS encoding glutathione S-transferase family protein, translating into MKVYGHPASTCTRKVICALTEKGVDYEFVLVDIMKGESKSPEHLARQPFGVVPVLEDDGFVLYESRAILRYLNAKLGGLAPTDAKDLGVMEQWISVEQSYFSPPAMKAILEIFFAPMKGTTPDPKVVEEGKAGAAKALDVLERALAGKQWLAGSFSIAEITYAPYLQYLVDTGLGDIVKERPNVAAWWSRISERPSWQKAIGKAR; encoded by the coding sequence ATGAAGGTCTACGGTCATCCGGCGAGCACCTGCACGCGCAAGGTCATCTGTGCCCTGACAGAGAAGGGCGTGGATTACGAGTTCGTGCTCGTCGACATCATGAAGGGCGAGTCGAAGAGCCCCGAGCACCTCGCCCGTCAGCCCTTCGGCGTCGTGCCCGTCCTCGAGGACGACGGCTTCGTGCTCTACGAGTCGCGCGCGATCCTGCGGTACCTCAACGCGAAGCTCGGCGGCCTCGCCCCGACCGACGCGAAGGACCTCGGCGTCATGGAGCAGTGGATCAGCGTCGAGCAGTCGTACTTCAGCCCGCCCGCGATGAAGGCGATCCTCGAGATCTTCTTCGCGCCGATGAAGGGCACGACGCCCGACCCGAAGGTCGTCGAAGAGGGCAAGGCGGGGGCGGCCAAGGCCCTCGACGTGCTCGAGCGCGCGCTCGCGGGCAAGCAGTGGCTCGCCGGCTCGTTCTCGATCGCCGAGATCACCTACGCGCCGTACCTGCAGTACCTCGTCGACACGGGCCTCGGCGACATCGTGAAGGAGCGCCCGAACGTCGCGGCCTGGTGGAGCCGCATCAGCGAGCGCCCGTCCTGGCAAAAGGCGATCGGCAAGGCCCGCTGA
- a CDS encoding peptidylprolyl isomerase: MKTTRSVLVSLFAAALLAACGGAAPEPKAPVEKAPEPAPEAPKPEAGGEAAAAGPDAEKVALCIATANAKRAKFSGEPPKVTVRHILVKYKGAKNADASITRSREEACLRALEARDKLAKEGADFDEMVKQYSEEPGAASRGGSIGAVERADVVKPFADAAFELSVNQMSDVVETDFGFHLIFRTE; encoded by the coding sequence ATGAAGACAACACGATCCGTCCTCGTGTCGCTCTTCGCCGCGGCGCTGCTCGCGGCGTGTGGCGGCGCCGCGCCCGAGCCGAAGGCGCCGGTGGAGAAGGCGCCCGAGCCGGCCCCAGAGGCCCCGAAGCCCGAGGCGGGCGGGGAAGCGGCGGCGGCCGGGCCGGACGCGGAGAAGGTTGCGTTGTGTATTGCGACGGCAAACGCCAAGCGCGCGAAGTTCAGCGGCGAGCCGCCGAAGGTGACGGTCAGGCACATCCTCGTGAAATACAAAGGCGCGAAGAACGCGGACGCGTCGATCACGCGCAGCCGCGAGGAGGCCTGCCTGCGGGCGCTCGAGGCGCGCGACAAGCTGGCCAAGGAGGGCGCCGATTTCGACGAGATGGTGAAGCAATACAGCGAGGAGCCCGGCGCGGCGTCGCGCGGCGGTTCGATCGGGGCGGTCGAGCGCGCCGACGTGGTGAAGCCCTTCGCCGACGCGGCCTTCGAGCTCTCGGTGAACCAGATGAGCGACGTCGTGGAGACCGATTTCGGGTTCCACTTGATCTTCCGGACGGAGTGA
- a CDS encoding FAD-dependent oxidoreductase, translating to MTRVHDVVVLGGGPAGLAAAIALSERGRSVVVLERGRLGRQRVGETFGPEIAPLLQKLGVWNDFTAEAVVPFRGVRSAWGSEELATRSSIVHPLGEGFFVDRVRFDVILADAAARHGAVLREEMGVATIEEAPWGVSVHAREGVEVRCKFLVDATGRGAPAGAVGSHVRRWVACDRAIAIALRMTPPAGRDVEPELLIESAEEGWWYVAPQPGQRLLFVLVTDADLVGAAYRPEPLERFRAALERTRHVRGLFEGCTIEEPPRVARADTGMLVPGRGARWCAVGDALVAGDPLSGDGVSRGIRSAIEAAADIDRALVEGADVLPAPATDVAAFLEGHLDRRARYHEMEARFPEALFWKRRQPFDWRSAPITLDPRVILQWNGREPDPRAIASIEALVPPKALASTLDFLRTPRPAHEALAALRSAAPLGDRRLLLGLQALAVVGILDEQAPGEVKG from the coding sequence GTGACGCGCGTCCACGACGTCGTGGTGCTCGGCGGCGGGCCGGCAGGGCTCGCCGCCGCGATTGCGCTCTCCGAGCGGGGCCGCAGCGTGGTCGTCCTCGAACGAGGTCGGCTCGGGCGGCAGCGCGTCGGCGAGACGTTCGGGCCTGAAATCGCGCCGCTCCTTCAAAAGCTCGGGGTATGGAACGATTTCACGGCCGAGGCCGTCGTGCCCTTTCGAGGGGTGCGTTCGGCCTGGGGCTCGGAGGAGCTCGCCACGCGCTCGTCGATCGTCCATCCGCTGGGCGAGGGGTTTTTCGTGGACCGCGTGCGGTTCGACGTGATCCTCGCCGACGCGGCGGCGCGGCACGGGGCCGTGCTCCGCGAGGAGATGGGCGTCGCGACGATCGAGGAGGCCCCGTGGGGGGTTTCCGTGCACGCGCGCGAGGGCGTCGAGGTTCGGTGCAAGTTCCTCGTGGACGCGACAGGGCGCGGCGCGCCGGCGGGCGCGGTGGGATCACATGTGCGGCGGTGGGTCGCTTGTGATCGCGCCATTGCCATCGCCCTGCGGATGACGCCCCCCGCGGGCCGGGACGTGGAGCCCGAATTGCTCATCGAATCGGCGGAGGAGGGCTGGTGGTACGTCGCGCCGCAGCCAGGGCAGCGGCTCCTTTTCGTGCTGGTCACGGACGCGGACCTCGTGGGCGCGGCGTATCGGCCAGAGCCGCTGGAACGATTTCGCGCTGCGCTCGAGCGGACGAGACACGTGCGGGGGTTATTCGAAGGATGCACGATCGAGGAGCCGCCGCGCGTGGCGCGAGCCGATACGGGGATGCTCGTGCCGGGCCGCGGTGCGCGGTGGTGTGCGGTCGGGGACGCGCTCGTCGCGGGGGATCCGCTTTCCGGAGACGGCGTTTCGCGAGGGATTCGTTCGGCGATCGAGGCGGCGGCGGACATCGATCGGGCGCTCGTGGAGGGCGCGGACGTCTTGCCCGCGCCGGCCACGGATGTCGCGGCCTTTCTCGAGGGGCATCTGGATCGACGCGCACGTTATCACGAGATGGAGGCGCGTTTTCCCGAGGCGCTCTTCTGGAAGCGGCGCCAGCCGTTCGACTGGAGATCCGCGCCGATCACCCTCGACCCGCGGGTGATCTTGCAGTGGAATGGACGGGAGCCGGATCCGCGAGCCATCGCGTCGATCGAGGCGCTCGTGCCGCCGAAGGCGCTCGCCTCCACGCTCGATTTTCTTCGGACCCCGCGCCCCGCGCACGAGGCGCTCGCCGCGCTCCGGTCCGCGGCGCCGCTCGGGGATCGACGTCTGCTGCTGGGGCTCCAGGCGCTCGCCGTGGTGGGGATCCTGGACGAGCAGGCGCCGGGCGAGGTCAAAGGATGA
- a CDS encoding alpha-amylase family glycosyl hydrolase, which translates to MPRQDPTSKILPASDQRPASWTFRGAFPGIEPDAPVELLGEVSDWQTGIPLAASAGADPDERIATASLDLSTSVYSYKLRAGGRWSLDLDNPRTRARDGIRNSVLSVGGAPEPLLFAPAPPFVVRAAEGDHFIVSAGLRRGHGERLRLSWQSGDEGGEIDMPPLAEEDEHLFFRAKLPCSAHPTRLRFEPGPNEAFLVTLAPEDDLPAWWRDAVLYTIFVDRFAPRPGAPWGHDPGPDRPAGGHLDGIRAALPRLADLGVTVLYLTPTIVAASCHRYDLVDPLRIDPAIGGEPAFARLVEAASARGLRILVDLAFSHAGRGFPPYEDVRARGLDSPFAKWFLWTTPRRGAPRLRHYGRREDAPLLDLDHPEVRALVLEATTCWAKRGASGLRLDMAAEVPLDLAVSIRQTFRRDKPDAVVLGELVPAHAHRWIGRGALDCAADFGFHDVLVDFLARRVIPAELASLRLTLLELDRGAPGARSLRFVSTHDHPRFGSITRKHGGPSRTGLLGLFVLLAWPGVPSLLYGEEYDLFAETPRTEPEDVWPDRMPLPRTPDPAATRASSLVRTLLALRASRPALRRGAVHILFAEGGVFVFRREHEGERIDVAVNVGGLVEIDLEDDEFPGASLLFCLGEARLSGPTLTLATNAAALVLRARG; encoded by the coding sequence GTGCCGCGACAAGACCCGACCTCGAAGATCCTGCCCGCCTCCGATCAGCGCCCCGCCTCGTGGACCTTCCGCGGCGCCTTCCCCGGGATCGAGCCCGACGCGCCCGTCGAGCTCCTCGGCGAGGTCTCCGACTGGCAAACGGGCATCCCGCTCGCAGCGTCCGCGGGCGCGGATCCCGACGAGCGTATCGCGACGGCCTCGCTCGACCTCTCGACGTCCGTGTATTCGTACAAGCTCCGCGCCGGCGGCCGCTGGTCGCTCGACCTCGACAACCCTCGGACCCGCGCCCGCGACGGCATCCGGAACAGCGTCCTCTCCGTCGGCGGCGCGCCCGAGCCGCTCCTCTTCGCCCCCGCGCCGCCCTTCGTCGTCCGCGCAGCGGAGGGAGACCATTTCATCGTCTCCGCAGGCCTGCGCCGCGGACACGGCGAGCGCCTGCGTTTGTCCTGGCAGTCCGGCGACGAGGGCGGCGAGATCGACATGCCGCCCCTCGCCGAGGAGGACGAGCACCTGTTTTTCCGCGCCAAACTCCCCTGCTCGGCCCATCCCACCCGCCTCCGCTTCGAACCGGGCCCGAACGAGGCGTTCCTCGTGACGCTCGCCCCCGAAGACGACCTGCCTGCCTGGTGGAGAGACGCCGTCCTCTACACCATCTTCGTGGATCGTTTCGCCCCGCGCCCCGGCGCCCCCTGGGGCCACGATCCCGGCCCCGATCGCCCTGCCGGCGGCCACCTCGACGGCATTCGCGCCGCATTGCCTCGCCTCGCCGACCTCGGCGTCACCGTCCTTTACCTCACGCCCACCATCGTCGCCGCCTCCTGCCATCGGTACGACCTCGTCGATCCCCTCCGGATCGACCCGGCGATCGGCGGCGAGCCCGCCTTCGCCCGCCTCGTCGAGGCGGCGAGCGCCCGAGGCCTCCGGATCCTCGTCGACCTCGCCTTCTCCCACGCCGGCCGCGGCTTTCCGCCCTACGAGGACGTCCGCGCCCGCGGCCTCGACTCCCCGTTCGCGAAATGGTTTCTTTGGACAACCCCGCGCCGCGGCGCGCCCAGGCTGCGCCATTACGGCCGGCGCGAGGACGCCCCTCTGCTCGACCTCGATCACCCCGAGGTCCGGGCCCTCGTCCTCGAAGCCACCACCTGCTGGGCGAAACGCGGCGCCTCCGGCCTCCGCCTCGACATGGCCGCCGAGGTCCCCCTCGACCTCGCCGTCTCCATCCGACAGACATTTCGCCGCGACAAACCCGACGCCGTCGTCCTCGGCGAGCTCGTCCCCGCCCACGCCCACCGCTGGATCGGCCGCGGCGCGCTCGATTGCGCCGCCGATTTCGGCTTCCACGACGTGCTCGTCGATTTCCTCGCCAGACGCGTGATCCCCGCCGAGCTCGCGTCCCTCCGGCTCACCCTCCTCGAGCTCGATCGAGGCGCCCCGGGCGCCCGCTCGCTCCGGTTCGTCTCGACACACGACCACCCTCGCTTCGGGAGCATCACTCGAAAACACGGCGGCCCGTCCCGAACGGGCCTCCTCGGCCTTTTCGTCCTCCTCGCGTGGCCGGGCGTCCCTTCGCTTCTTTATGGCGAGGAGTACGACCTCTTCGCCGAGACCCCCAGGACAGAGCCCGAGGACGTCTGGCCCGATCGAATGCCCCTGCCGCGGACCCCGGATCCCGCGGCCACGCGCGCCTCCTCGCTCGTCCGGACGCTGCTCGCCCTCCGCGCCTCGCGCCCCGCCCTCCGCCGCGGCGCCGTGCACATCCTCTTCGCCGAGGGCGGCGTCTTCGTCTTTCGCCGCGAGCACGAGGGCGAGCGCATCGACGTCGCCGTCAATGTGGGAGGCCTCGTCGAGATCGACCTCGAAGACGACGAATTCCCCGGCGCCTCGCTCCTCTTCTGCCTCGGCGAGGCCCGGCTCTCCGGCCCCACGCTCACGCTCGCCACGAACGCCGCCGCTCTCGTGCTTCGCGCCCGCGGCTGA
- a CDS encoding YncE family protein, protein MITTHLRALAGAALLAVLPACGEAPIEYRYDPFAGDAFPDRREPVAVPPGGLGIVTDSLSDTLSLIDLGTGEKIRRVPVGRDPVGLDGPHHVTVDPAGRFVYIGLSYPIVATGGPHASHGASIQPGYVQKLSLDDFRILGQVRVDANPGEIVASDDGRRVVVSHFDLQRALKNPGNLDRARATIALVDPAAVLPTGSTDPARITTCIAPHGMALSRPDGARAYVACYGEDVVAVVDLDKREVLDRIPVDPSGGSIGDPQYGPYSAILSPDGKTLALGNTVSKDVRFFDVEANAMDPARTIDTLGAPFFPAFSPDAKYLWIPMQSPDALVLWDLEAGQEVTRRDFTADECKWPHVVERLDDTRIALVCEGDHVATGKVLLLDAMTLETKNEAIVGVYPDALARIPGPGL, encoded by the coding sequence ATGATCACCACGCACCTCCGCGCCCTCGCCGGCGCCGCCCTGCTCGCCGTCCTGCCTGCGTGTGGGGAGGCCCCGATCGAATATCGATACGACCCGTTCGCGGGCGACGCATTCCCGGATCGCCGCGAGCCCGTCGCCGTCCCGCCGGGCGGCCTCGGGATCGTCACGGACAGCCTCTCGGATACCCTTTCGCTCATCGACCTCGGCACCGGCGAGAAGATCCGACGTGTCCCGGTCGGCCGTGATCCCGTGGGCCTCGACGGCCCCCACCACGTCACCGTCGACCCTGCGGGCCGCTTCGTCTACATCGGCCTCTCGTATCCCATCGTCGCGACCGGCGGCCCGCACGCCTCCCACGGCGCGAGCATCCAGCCCGGCTACGTCCAGAAGCTCTCGCTCGACGACTTCCGCATCCTCGGCCAGGTCCGCGTCGACGCGAACCCCGGCGAGATCGTGGCCTCGGACGACGGCCGCCGCGTCGTCGTCTCCCATTTCGACCTCCAGCGCGCCCTGAAAAACCCGGGCAACCTCGACAGGGCCCGCGCCACGATCGCCCTCGTCGACCCCGCCGCCGTCCTGCCCACGGGCTCGACCGATCCCGCGCGTATCACCACCTGCATCGCCCCGCACGGCATGGCCCTCTCGCGCCCCGACGGCGCCCGCGCTTATGTCGCGTGTTATGGCGAGGACGTCGTCGCCGTGGTCGACCTCGACAAACGCGAGGTCCTCGATCGGATCCCCGTCGACCCCTCCGGCGGCTCGATCGGCGACCCGCAATACGGCCCCTATTCGGCCATCCTCTCGCCCGACGGAAAGACCCTCGCGCTCGGCAACACGGTCTCGAAGGACGTCCGTTTCTTCGACGTCGAGGCGAACGCGATGGATCCCGCCCGCACGATCGACACGCTCGGCGCTCCGTTCTTCCCGGCCTTCTCCCCGGACGCGAAATACCTCTGGATCCCGATGCAATCGCCCGACGCGCTCGTCCTCTGGGACCTCGAAGCGGGCCAGGAGGTCACGCGCCGCGATTTCACGGCCGACGAATGCAAATGGCCCCACGTCGTCGAGCGGCTCGACGACACGCGGATCGCCCTCGTCTGCGAGGGTGATCACGTGGCGACGGGCAAGGTGCTCCTCCTCGACGCGATGACCCTCGAGACGAAAAACGAGGCGATCGTGGGCGTGTATCCCGACGCCCTCGCGCGTATCCCGGGCCCGGGGCTTTAA
- a CDS encoding c-type cytochrome: MGRMSFLFGASLLAGLVCACEPEPEIVEGSAEDHGEALFSDPTITGTTANAFSCATCHPTSKPAAEGPILPGAPLAGVTRRASYWGGMEVELLRSMNHCLYYFMLSSKAWAAEEERAQALFAYLDALPAGPEDEKEWPFTVPVQVTQVPAGDATKGASVYSRACESCHGEVKTGAGRLVARAPVLPDQTLAEHPLGAYTEEQRRLVFVQKTRHGGFLGYGGQMPPFSLEVLSDEQMGDLLAFLGLP, from the coding sequence ATGGGACGGATGTCTTTCCTCTTCGGGGCCTCGCTCCTCGCGGGGCTCGTTTGCGCCTGTGAGCCCGAGCCGGAGATCGTCGAGGGTTCGGCCGAGGACCACGGCGAGGCGCTCTTTTCGGACCCGACGATCACGGGCACGACGGCGAATGCGTTCTCCTGCGCGACCTGCCACCCGACCTCGAAGCCCGCGGCCGAGGGGCCGATCCTGCCAGGCGCGCCGCTCGCGGGCGTGACGCGGCGGGCCTCGTACTGGGGCGGGATGGAGGTCGAGCTGCTCCGCTCGATGAACCATTGCCTCTATTATTTCATGCTGTCGAGCAAGGCCTGGGCGGCGGAGGAGGAGCGGGCCCAGGCGCTCTTCGCGTACCTCGACGCGCTGCCCGCCGGGCCGGAGGACGAAAAGGAGTGGCCGTTCACGGTGCCCGTGCAGGTCACCCAGGTGCCCGCGGGCGACGCGACGAAGGGCGCGTCCGTGTACAGCCGCGCCTGCGAGAGTTGCCACGGCGAAGTGAAGACGGGCGCGGGCCGCCTCGTCGCGCGGGCGCCGGTCTTGCCGGATCAGACGCTCGCCGAGCACCCGCTCGGCGCGTACACGGAGGAGCAGCGGAGGCTCGTCTTCGTGCAGAAGACGCGGCACGGCGGGTTCCTCGGGTACGGCGGGCAGATGCCGCCATTTTCGCTGGAGGTGCTCTCGGACGAGCAGATGGGGGATCTGCTCGCGTTTCTGGGGCTACCTTAA
- a CDS encoding PHP domain-containing protein, with product MLLSTDLHGHTLFSDGRATPEAYVDFRRGIGMRVIAVADHDVLAAVPRAARAAAGAGLLFLPALEVTSFLHFGTDRAEQFHVLAYFPPRFATLPLLRQTALFRRGEAVQAKWKAFVLGWMDGLREEERRAIDPDGELEALAPVDFPALQSMLDRVASRTSLFAAFRDHHVRFWEEDRELFGWTPEEAIECIRKDGALDVVAHPGRYRDKERTRAVLLRASGIEVYTSRHKAEVAESFRAFAEEHKKCWTASSDDHQNARYVRPAAGTPVSTIERILGRALPIEAILAAP from the coding sequence ATGCTCCTCTCGACGGACCTGCACGGGCACACGCTCTTCTCGGACGGCCGCGCGACGCCGGAGGCGTACGTGGATTTTCGTCGCGGGATCGGGATGCGGGTGATCGCGGTGGCCGATCACGACGTGCTCGCCGCGGTGCCGCGGGCCGCGCGGGCGGCGGCGGGGGCGGGCCTCCTGTTCCTGCCGGCCCTGGAGGTGACGTCGTTCCTCCATTTCGGGACGGACCGCGCCGAGCAGTTCCACGTGCTCGCGTACTTCCCGCCGCGCTTCGCGACGTTGCCCCTCCTCCGGCAAACGGCGCTGTTCCGGCGCGGCGAAGCGGTGCAGGCGAAATGGAAGGCGTTCGTGCTCGGCTGGATGGACGGGCTCCGGGAGGAGGAGCGCCGGGCGATCGATCCGGATGGGGAGCTCGAGGCGCTCGCGCCGGTCGATTTTCCGGCGTTGCAATCGATGCTGGACCGCGTCGCTTCTCGCACCTCGTTGTTCGCGGCGTTTCGCGACCACCACGTGCGGTTCTGGGAGGAGGATCGGGAGCTCTTCGGCTGGACGCCGGAGGAGGCGATCGAGTGCATTCGAAAGGACGGCGCGCTCGACGTGGTGGCGCACCCGGGGCGGTACCGCGACAAGGAGCGGACACGCGCGGTGCTCCTCCGGGCGAGCGGGATCGAGGTTTATACGTCGCGCCACAAAGCAGAGGTGGCCGAGTCGTTCCGCGCGTTCGCGGAGGAGCACAAGAAATGCTGGACGGCATCTTCGGACGATCATCAAAATGCTCGGTACGTGAGGCCCGCGGCGGGGACGCCGGTCTCGACGATCGAGAGGATCCTGGGCCGAGCGCTGCCGATCGAGGCGATCCTCGCGGCTCCTTGA